In Chitinophagaceae bacterium C216, the genomic stretch CCCTGAGGATCGGTTGCAACAACGGTTCCTTCAAATAATCCTAGAGGATATCCCGGACGAGCTACAAAACCGATAGTGCTAGTTCCTCCAAGAGATATTTGATCTAACCCTTCTACTAACTCGACGAGTTTGTTTTTGTTAGTAGAGTAGTTAGCAAACACTTCCCATCTCCAATCGGTAGTTTCTACAGGAACTACATTTAAAGCCACTTCAATACCTTTATTGGTAATCTTTCCAAGATTTTGAGTTTGTGCTGTAAATCCTGTAGTAGATGGTATGGTTGAAGTCCAAATTAAATTAGTAATAATCTTATTGTAAGCTGTAAAATTGATACCAATTCTGTTTCTGAAGAATTTCAAATCAGTACCGATTTCATAGTCTGTAGAAAGCTCTGGTTTTAGTTTTTGGTTTCCAATAAGATTAGAAACGGTAAAACCATTTACGCCTCCAGCTAATGGGAAGTCAAACCCACGGTATCCATCGGTTAATGATGTTTGGGTGAGTACTGCAAAAACCTGATAAGGGTCAGCATCTTTACCGGTTCTAGCAACACCCATTCTAAGTTTACCAAATGAAAGCACATCTTTGGATGAGAGCAGCTCAGAGAATATAAAGCTTAAGCTAGCACTTGGATAAAAGAATGAGCGATTGGATGCTGGCAGAGTGGAAGACCAGTCATTTCTTCCTGTTAAAGTCAAATACAATAAGTTTCTATAACCTAGGTCAGCACTAGCATACACACCTACTAATCTGCGCTTAGACAAGGTAGCAGTTGCGGTAGGCGTTGCAGAACTATTAGACAGATTATAGTATCCTGGAATATCCAGTCCTATAACTGTTGTTGATTGAGTGCGTGCATCTCTTTGGTTAAAGTTATGACCTACAATAGCATTTAAGGAGAAATCACTACTAATTTTTGGATTAATGTTAAAGAAGAAATCCGTATTGAACTCGGAAGAATAATATGATGCTTCAGTTACTCTACCTACATCATCATTATAGCTTGCGCGAGCAGACTTGGTAATTGCTCTCCAGCTTTTAGCTGTACTGTTTGATACATCGCTACCGGCGCGGAAAGTGGCACTCAGCCAAGAAGCAATTTTTGCATCGAGAGATACACTACCAAACATACGGTTCTCATTAAACCTATTACCATGCTCTTGAAGCACATAGTAAGGGTTTTGTGCGTAGTAAGTATAGTAGTTATCTACGTTATAGAACTTATTATTATAATCCTTCTGATCAACAAAACTGATATCTCTAGGGGCTTGCCACAAACCGTCAAGCACTGATTGATCCTGACCGGTAAGAACATACTTTGAGCTCTTTCTAATATAGTTAATATTAGCAGAAGCATTAAAAATCTTTAAAAATTTAGCATTCCCTCTTGCCGCGATATTATGTCTCTTATAGGAATCGGCATCGGTAGGCATAATTCCATCGGCCAAGATATTACCATAGGAGAGATAATAACTCTTATTTTCATCTCCATTTTTAATCGCAATAGAATTATTTAATGTTTTGCCTACCTCAAAAAAGTCTCTTACGTTATTTTTTAAAGCCACATAAGGTTTAATGAGTTGTTGGTTATCTACAACAAAACCCCATTTACGAAGCACTCCATCAAATTTGGGACCCCAGCTACCATTTTCCTGTAAGTCACCGCCATCTTCTGTAGTGCGGTTGTACCATCCCTGACCAAATTCATTTTGCATGAATGGCAATCTCAGAGGAGTTTCAAATGTTGTAGTGGATACGATATCAACAGATACTCTATTATTAGATCTAGAACCGTTCTTTGTAGTAATTACGATAACACCAGATGCAGCTCTAGAACCGTATAGTGCAGTAGCAGAACCACCTTGGAGAATAGTGATAGATTCTATATCATTAGGATTGATATCATTTCCTCTATTACCAAAATCCAAACCGCCGTTCAAATCAGTAGAGCCGATTTGTCCATTACTAATGGGAACACCGTCTACTACATACAGAGGTTGGTTAGATCCTCCCAAGGAAGTAAAACCACGCATGATAATACGGGTAGAAGCACCGGGAGCACCAGACGCAGAGGTGATATCCACCCCAGGAACTTTACCCTGTAATGCATTAAAAGCACTTCTGTTACCGGTAGCAGTAATATCTTCGGCATTAATCTGAGTAGCAGCATAACCTAGCGAGCGCTCAGATCTTTTAACACCAACCGCAGTTACCACCACTTCCTCGATCATCTGTGCCTCGCCTCTGGCAAGTACAACAGTAACCGTAGTGCCCTCTACTTTTACTTCTTTAGAGGTGTAGCCGGTTGCAGAAACTACTAAAACATTTCCAGGAGCAGCTTGTACGCTGAAGCTACCCTCGGCATTTGCCGATACAGCGACATTGGTCCCCTTGACACTGATAGTAGCAAAGGGCACTGGGGCAGCAGATTCATCAAGGACTGTCCCGGTTATCGTACCTGTTTGTGAAAATGCCAGGAACGAGAAACCTAAAAACATTGCAAAGAGCAATAAAACCTGTCTCATTTAAAACCTTTTTGTTAAAAAAATTAATAATTGACTTACGGATTAGTACGGAAATCAGTACAGATCACACTCTCCTTTTCTGACAAGGAAAGGGCAAGTTAGATTTTTTTTAACAAAAGGGGGCGTTTTTTTTATTTTTTCGTTAAAATAGGGGTCTATATTTTTCTTTTTCAAAACATTGAATTAATGCTGTTTTTCAAAACATTATAATATCAAAAAAAGAAAAATATATATAAAAAATATTGATATAAATCATGTTATAAAATAGTTTTTATAAAGAAAAGGGTAAAATTTTTGAAAATATTTTTCCCGAAGCCTTTAAGTAGAGGAGCATTAAATAAATTAAAAAAAAGAGGATATGCAAGTAGCATATCCTCTTTTTATAAAACGATATTCTCTTTACCTAATTTCTATCACCTGTACGTGTGTACCATTCTTCAAACTGTCGGCTACCTGCGGTCCACTTCACGTACAGTACTTTGTTCACAGGATCCCAATTACTTGCCGGATCAGTAATCGGAGTACCAATTGAAGGATCCACTCCAATTACAGTTACCTTATTTGTTGTAGGATCAATTTCGTACGTGATAATATTAGAATATGTATACAACAAGTTGGTTTTTACTCTTGTTGCTGTAACAGTTTCTAATGGTACGTTGCTCTTATTGGCATTAGGCACTAATGATGTAGCAGCCGAAGTTCTATAGTGATACACCCCGTCGTATGGATTTTTCCCCATCACACGGATAAGAATTCTGGAAAAATACTTACTTAAAGTTTCTCCGGATGCATCTGTAATTTTCAATGGGAGAATATAAGCTTCTTCCAGACTAATTTGATCTACCTTAAAGTCAATATTTATTGTTGCCGTTTTTTCACCTTTTCTAATAGTAGCTGAACTAGGCATTGTATATACTGAAGCCGGTAATAGAGTCATGTTTGCAGACTTCACTGTATTATATTTATTCAGCCACTCTTCGTCTACCGCCACGTTAACAGCAATATCGCGGGGAGCATTTTTGGGCCCTGTATAAACTACAGGAACTTCCAATATAGCTGATGGAACTATATTGTAGCTCACTGTGTACAACCGGAAAGAATCCGTTGGAGCACTTGTAAGTACCGCAGGATTCCCAAATTCTACTACTGCAGGAACAGCATCCGGATCTAAAACCAAATCTCGCCCCTTTAAGCAGGATTGCAGCAGCAGTGTAGAGCCTGTCATTATTAGAAATAAATACAATATCTTTTTCATAAAATTTTAAATTTATTTAGCCCAAAATATTTTGTCTCTAAGAGGGTCAATATTTCCCTGTGCTCTCACGTTCTCTGCATTGTAAGAAAACTCTCTTGCCGGATACTGAATTCGAGTAGGCAATTTATCTGGTTGCGGAGAAGGAGAAATTACAGAAGCGAAGCTGTAATATTTGTAATCAGGAGTATTTCTCGGATCACAGAATGGATACCCGGTTCTTCTATACTCGTTCCAAGATTCATCCGCCTTAATCATATTATGAGCGATATACTTTTGGGTAATAATCGCTTCAATCTTCTGCTCTGTAGTAGTGGCCAAGTCAAAGTTTACCAGTCTGTTATCACTATTGAGTCTCTGATAAATTTCTACCTCTATTGCAGGATTTATCTGAATATAGTTGGATGAAACTGCCGAAGTAGCCAGGGTTCCATTTGTAGTATCCACATATTTTGTAGATATATTGCCTCCCTCGTCTTTGTTTAAATATCTGAAAGACTCTAAGATACCGTTGTTAAAGGAAGCCTTCGCATCTCCTGAAATCAACCCTCGAACGATGGCTTCAGCCTGTAAGAAATGACTTTCGGCAGCCAACATTATCGGCTGAGGAGCCGATGGCCCTTTAAAAATTCCAATTGCTGCATAGTTACTTGCAGATGGTGTAGCAGCAAGCGTAATATACCAGTCATTAGGTTGTTTTACCACTGCTTCACTTCCACCGGGTACACCTAACTGATTCACCCCGGGAGTTGGAAAGGTTCTATAGAGTAAGTGACCTCTGAAAAAGTCGTTAATCTTAGTACCATCATAGAATCCCAACATATAATAGCTGGGCACACGCTGGGTAAGCCCCTGTGCAGATCCCGAAGCAGAATACACACGACCCCAGTTAGGATTGGTTTTACCATCGATATTGGTAAAGCCGGGCTGCACCATGGCATCCTCAGCAAGAAAACCGTCAGCACTAAAGTTCTTGTTATCGAAATTCACTTTATCACCCGCTCTTAAAATTATTCTGAGCTTAATAGTGTTGCCGTATTTTCTCCATTTTACTAGGTCACCTCCAAATAGTGGATCCGTTGCATTGGTAGGTACCAATGTAGCCGCATTACCTCCCTGTAGCTCACCTATCGCTTGATCTATAAGAGATGCAATACTTTTGTAGATATCTGGACCTTTATCATACTTTGGCAACAACGCTTCTACACCACGATTGGCATCAGTATAAGGCACATTGTTATAAGCATCCACTAACGCTTGAAAATGTACCGCTTTCAAAATTTTAGCGATAGCACCATAGTACTGATAAGATTCGTCCACTTCACTTCTAGCAATAATAGCGTTCAGATCTGTTACATTATCGTAAAGATCCCACCAGAAGGTGTAATTCCCCGGTCCATAGTTATAGTCAATTAACGATCCATAACCTGATACACCACCGGCGTTTACAATGGCTCCGCTAAGTTCGCCTCCATAGTTATCGGCGTTGGGCATCACACGCGCCCAGGTTACAATAGTTTTTCCTAATAGGAAAGATTCTTCAACAGTTCCGGTAGGAGCGTTGGGGTTCTTATTAATGTCCATGAACTTTTTACAGGACGATAGTAAAGTTGTAATTCCCAACAGCAGAACCAAACTGTATATATAATATCTCTTCTTGTTCATACGATACTCATTTTAGAAATTAAACGAAATGGTTGCTCCATAGAAACGAGTAGGAGGATTTTCTGTTAAAGTAGTAATACCGAGATAGTTTCCGGTACCGTTATTGCTATACTCCGGATCGGTTGCATACACATTTTCTTTTGGCACCAGTATGAACAGGTTTCTACCTATCAAATTAATCGCTGCACCTTTAAGAATTTTGGTATTACGGAATAATTTACTAGGCAGATTGTAAGACAGAGAAATCTCTCTAAGCTTCCAGAAATCACCGGAAAGAAGGTAGTTTTCTGTAATCGCTCTACGTGGGTTGTTCTGTGTCCAGTATCCTGTATTACCATCAGTAATGGTCAAATTAGTATTGTCGACGTATCTACCGGTGGCAGGATCAAGATATACTGAATTAGGGAATACAAAACGTTCACGATCGAACATGATTGTATTAATACTAGAACCACTAAAGTCGTAAGTAGGACCAGCTCCAGCGTAGATCACATAACCGCCTCTGTATTCCATCAATACTCTTAAGTTGATACCTTTCCAACCTGCATCTAGGTTGACACCCATTCTGTGCAATGGCTGGGTATTACCCAAAGGTTGAATATTAGTATTATTAGAGGGATATCCTGATACAGGATCTACAATTACTTTACCCGTTACACTGTCTCTTAAGTGAGTAGTACCGAAGTATACCGGGAAGCGATATCCATTAGCAGCATAGATACCAGTTTGGTCGCCATATGTAAATAGAGATATGCGCTCGATATCCTGAATTCCTAGGTCTACTACACGGTTATCATTGTAGGTATAGTTACCACCTAAAGTCAGATACCAGTTTTCTTTATTCACAACATTCACATTCAACGATGCTTCAAAACCGGAACCTTTGGTCAAACCCACATTAGCCAGCATGCTGTAATAACCTGTTGATTGAGTAAGCTGAACAGGCAAGGTTTGGTTCCTTGTTTTTTGAATATAGTAGGTGAATTCCCCGCTTATTCTTCTAAAGAATTCAAAGTCGATACCATATTCAGTAGCGAAGGTAAACTCAGGTTTTAAACCTTTTTGAACTATACGGTCTCCAATGGTATAGGATATTACACCGCTATACGGATAACCCGCTCCCTGTCCAATGGTAGGCTGAGTCGCATAAGGACCAAGGTTTACGTTACCTGAATTTGCAATACCGAATCTCAGTTTTAAGAGATTGATATTGGGATTATCCTTCAAAGCCGGAATCGCATCCGATAACACTACTGATAAATCAGCTGAGGGATAGAAGAACGTATTGTAACCTGGATCCAGAACCGATACATGGTCTCTCCTACCGGTCAGGTGCAAAGTTGTCCCAAATTTTCTATAGGTAATATAGGCCTCCCCATATACACCTATTGTTCTGGATTTGCTGATACTTTCTCCGGCAGAGGGTGGGTTAATCTGGTTAGACAGATTATAGATGTCTGGTAAGGCCAGACCTGTAATGCCGGCACTCAAGTTTTTAGAATCGTCCTGAATCAACTGGGTACCTAAAGTAAGCTTGAAGTCCCAATCCTCTATATTCTTTTTGGTAAATACAGATTGGAAATCTCCTACCAGCGTATTAGTATAGAACATATTATCGCTTACACTACCCTGTATATCACTTTTCTTATAAGAGCCGTGAGAATTATCTTTTGCATAGGTTGAATAGGCATACTTACCGGTCCAGGATTTACTGGAATAGTTTCTAGAAGTCATACCCACTCTACCGATCAGGTCCCACCAGTGGTAGGGCGACCATTTTAAATTGAGGTTACCTACCAAGTATTCATTCCGTGCATCGGAACGGTTATTATCCTTTATGAAATAGGGGTTGTTGTAATAAGCATTATAATAGTAGTCGGGCATAGCAAACGAGTCGCGTTGCCAGTTGCGATAAGTAGTAATCGGCGCATGCCCTGGTGTATTCAATATCAGGTCATACATTGTTCCACCAGATGTGGCCTGTCTGGTATAGTTTTGTACATAACGAACAGAGTAATCCAAACTTAGGTTCTCGTAGATTTTTTGATTACCCGAAAGTGATACAGTAGAACGCTTATAAGAATCACCTTCAATAAGACCCTTATTCGCTACATATTGACCAGAGAAGTAGAAACGGCCTTTATTACTTGTATTAGCCAAAGAGAAATCTGTCTGCGAAGAAACATCGGGCCTCCAGAAGTTTAACTTGCCATGCTTTGAGTCAAATGCATAAGGTACTTGTTGCATAGCACCGCCAGGCAGCGGAAATTCGCCAAAGTCAACCAAAGAGCCGTCGAAAGCCGGACCATACTGTTGGTTTTCGTACGGTTCGTAAATTTTTACATACCCTGTTGCACCCGATCCGAATTTTTTCTGAATTTTAGGGAAGAACCCCACTGTAGATACTTGTACGGTTTGAGCCACGCGTACTTCAGTTCTTCCTGGTATTCCTTTTTTAGTAGTAACAATTAACGCACCGTTTGAAGCCCGGGTACCATATAACGCTGAGGCACTCGAACCGTTCAATACGGTAATGTTCTCAATGTCGTTCGGGTTAAGATTACCCAGAATTTCATTAGGTACAATTACGTTGTCCAGTACAATGAGGGCTTGGTTATTACCGGTAATAGAACGGTAACCTCTGAGCACCACGCTCACATTAGGATTTACACCGCTACCAGTAACGTTGATTTGTAATCCCGGCACTTTACCGGATAGGGCTGTGGCTACGTTAGTAGGAGCAGCTTGTACTAACCTGTCAGCATTCACGACAGTAGCAGCATAACCCAGATTCTTTTTGTTAACACGTTGTCCGGTAGCTGTTACTACAACTTCTTCGATAACATCACTACCGCTTTTTACCAACATAATGGTAAGTGGAGAGGAAGAGGCTGCGACTTCTTTGGCTATAAAACCTGTCGCAGATACAACTAATGTAGCACTGGGTTCGGCCTGGATGGAAAATTGACCTTCATCGTCAGCCGAAACACCAAAAGAAGTTCCTTTAATCGCCACTGTGGCGAAAGGCACCGGCGCACCGGTTTCATCAAGCACTGTTCCGGTAATCGTTCTGGTTTGGGAAATGGCCAGAAACGAAAAACCCATAAACATTGCAAAGAGCAATAGAATTTTTCTCATGTAAAACTATTTGTATTTTAAACAATAAAGCAGCTAAATTTCCTGTGATACTGGGTGTCAGGGTACTTTAGCAGTTAGCACTAAGTTATAATTTTTTAACAAAAAATTGACTTGATCTTTACCAATTTTTAAGAAAAAACCCATGTAGATCTGATAAATAATTGAAATTTTTATTAGTTATATATTAGAAATGACCTAATGCAAAATCAGAATATTGATTGAAATCAATTATATTAATTATTACTTTGTTATTCATGTGTTTGCTTTAGTCTAGAAAAATTAACGCATATTTGCACATGCAATTACTAGACGGAAAGAATACAGCCCAAACAATTTTAAATGAACTGAAACTAGGCGTAGCACAACGTGCAGCAGCGGGCAAAAAGATACCTCATCTGGCTGCAATTTTGGTAGGAAATAATGGTGCCAGCCAAACCTATGTCAATTCTAAGGTCAAAACCTGTAACCAAATTGGTTTTATATCGACCCTTATCCAATACGAAGAAGACATCAGCGAGGTAAAACTTCTCGAAAAAATAGAAGAACTGAATGAAGATTACTCGGTAGACGGGATTCTGGTGCAGCTTCCCTTACCCGCTCATATATCCGAGAAAAAAGTCATTGAAGCTATTGCAGTTCAAAAGGACGTTGACGGGTTTCATCCCGAGAATATGGGTAGGTTGATTATGGGTGAAGAGGAGGCTTTTATACCGGCAACCCCTTACGGCATCATGTTGTTGTTGGAGCACTATAATATCCAGACTAAAGGCAAGCATGCTGTAGTGCTCGGCCGCAGCCATATAGTAGGACGCCCTATGAGCATCCTGTTGAGTAATAATACACAGCCCGGTAACTGTACCGTTACTGTGTGTCACTCAAAAACTCAAAATCTGAAGGACGTCTGCCTGCAAGCCGATATTATTGTGGCAGCTATTGGTCAGCCTGAATTTCTTAAAGCCGACATGGTAAAAGAAGGTGCTGTGGTAATAGATGTGGGAATTACACGCCTCCCGGATGCTTCTAAAAAATCCGGTTATCGTCTGGTGGGAGATGTTGATTTTGCTAATGTGGCGCCCAAGTGCTCTTACATCACCCCAGTGCCAGGAGGAGTGGGCCCTATGACCATCGCCGCGTTGATGAAGAATACTTACAAATCCTGTACACAAAAAGATTAATAACCTGATGGTACAGCAGGTAACAGAGTGTTTCCGTTACCTGCTTTTATCTAGCAATGCCCGACTCTGTAGCGTATGTCTAACACCCCTTCTTTACAAGCCGAAACATATTTACCCGTGATGGAGCACTTTTATACCTTGCAAGGAGAAGGCTTCCATCAAGGACGTGCCGCTTATTTTGTACGTCTTGGAGGATGTGACGTGGGCTGCGTATGGTGCGATGTAAAAGAAAGCTGGGCTTTTGAAGGACATCCTCTGCTGTCCATAGAAACAATTGTATCGCATATAAAACAGTCCGGAGCTCCTATTGCCGTGATCACCGGTGGAGAGCCGCTGCTACATAACTTAAACGAGCTTACTACAGCGATTCAAAAAGAAGGTATCCAAACCAATATCGAGACATCGGGTTCCTCCCCGCTAAGTGGTTACTGGAACTGGATCTGCCTTTCACCCAAAAAGTTTAAACAACCCCTCCCCGAAATACTACCCTTGGCCCATGAACTCAAAATCATTGTATATAATAAGAGTGATTTTGAATGGGGGGAGCAATTTGCCGCACAAGTAAGCCCTACCTGCAAATTATACTTGCAACCCGAATGGAGTAAGGCCGCACAGGTTACACCTCTTATTGTCGACTACATCAAGAAAAATCCCAAATGGGAGCTTAGTCTGCAAATTCATAAGTACATTAATGTTCCATAACAACTTTTTATACTCAATAAAAAAGCACACTGCTTAAAAATAAAACAGCGTGCTTCTAAAATTCTAAAAGCATAGGATTAGACGGATCTATCCTTTAATCAATGCTGAACTCAAACTGATCGTACGATTCGGTTCTCCATGCTAGATGTTGGGTTGAAGGGGAAATCGCAAACAAGGGTGAAAAGGTTTTCACTTTCACTGTTTTCTTATCGGGTAAAAACTCCAATATCCGCAACCACCCATCGCCACCGTTGCCATGCCAGCCACCTCCTAAAGCTTGGGCATTAAACACCATCTGACTTACATTCTTTCCGGCTGCATTTTTATCCTGCCTGAAACCTACATGCGCCTTTACATTATCAGGAGCGCCGATATGTCCGGAAAATACCAGCTGAATATTGGAAGATGGCTGTACCAGTTTACGCCAGATAGCAGCACCATAATTGCCTTCGCTGATTTTATAGTTCTCTTTCTCAATATGCTCATTTTTGGAATTGAGATAAGAATGCGTAAGAATAATAGCCGTATGGTCTTTGTATTTATCCTGCGCTAGCGTGTGTTTGGCCCAGCTTAAGATAGTGTCGCGTGGAGCAAACTCCAATGTCATCAGCAAAAACTTTCTACCCTGCGGTGATGTAAATTCAAATACTGCATTTTCCAGCGTGGGTACCCCCTCGGCGTTGAGCGCCACCTCACGAATACCTTTCTGAGTTAAGAAGTTTTTATCCACCGGAAAATACTTATTGTATTGCGTGCGGCGAACACTAATATTGCTATAACCATAATCATGATTGCCGGCTGCAAGCATATAAGGCACCTTACCATCCAACCTGCTAAATCCTCTTGCAACAGCTTCCCATTGCTTCTTACTGGGCTGATTTACCGAAACACCATTAGGATTGATAATTTCGTT encodes the following:
- the queE gene encoding 7-carboxy-7-deazaguanine synthase, which encodes MSNTPSLQAETYLPVMEHFYTLQGEGFHQGRAAYFVRLGGCDVGCVWCDVKESWAFEGHPLLSIETIVSHIKQSGAPIAVITGGEPLLHNLNELTTAIQKEGIQTNIETSGSSPLSGYWNWICLSPKKFKQPLPEILPLAHELKIIVYNKSDFEWGEQFAAQVSPTCKLYLQPEWSKAAQVTPLIVDYIKKNPKWELSLQIHKYINVP
- a CDS encoding TonB-dependent receptor P26, coding for MRQVLLLFAMFLGFSFLAFSQTGTITGTVLDESAAPVPFATISVKGTNVAVSANAEGSFSVQAAPGNVLVVSATGYTSKEVKVEGTTVTVVLARGEAQMIEEVVVTAVGVKRSERSLGYAATQINAEDITATGNRSAFNALQGKVPGVDITSASGAPGASTRIIMRGFTSLGGSNQPLYVVDGVPISNGQIGSTDLNGGLDFGNRGNDINPNDIESITILQGGSATALYGSRAASGVIVITTKNGSRSNNRVSVDIVSTTTFETPLRLPFMQNEFGQGWYNRTTEDGGDLQENGSWGPKFDGVLRKWGFVVDNQQLIKPYVALKNNVRDFFEVGKTLNNSIAIKNGDENKSYYLSYGNILADGIMPTDADSYKRHNIAARGNAKFLKIFNASANINYIRKSSKYVLTGQDQSVLDGLWQAPRDISFVDQKDYNNKFYNVDNYYTYYAQNPYYVLQEHGNRFNENRMFGSVSLDAKIASWLSATFRAGSDVSNSTAKSWRAITKSARASYNDDVGRVTEASYYSSEFNTDFFFNINPKISSDFSLNAIVGHNFNQRDARTQSTTVIGLDIPGYYNLSNSSATPTATATLSKRRLVGVYASADLGYRNLLYLTLTGRNDWSSTLPASNRSFFYPSASLSFIFSELLSSKDVLSFGKLRMGVARTGKDADPYQVFAVLTQTSLTDGYRGFDFPLAGGVNGFTVSNLIGNQKLKPELSTDYEIGTDLKFFRNRIGINFTAYNKIITNLIWTSTIPSTTGFTAQTQNLGKITNKGIEVALNVVPVETTDWRWEVFANYSTNKNKLVELVEGLDQISLGGTSTIGFVARPGYPLGLFEGTVVATDPQGRVIVNAQGLPTFKDQKEILGSSQNKYRIGGGTSISYKNLNLKVVGDYRHGGLMYSRTAELMYFTGNAIQTTYNDRQPFIIPNSVQKIGDNYVENTVPIAGFDHNLNLYYNQTYNAGKGSAYALVPKTFFKLREVSLYYSLPSKLLSRSQIRSIDVGLVGTNLLLWTPVANSFTDPEQTTFGNDLEADYGDFGATPTTRGFGFSIRLGF
- the folD gene encoding Bifunctional protein FolD protein; this translates as MQLLDGKNTAQTILNELKLGVAQRAAAGKKIPHLAAILVGNNGASQTYVNSKVKTCNQIGFISTLIQYEEDISEVKLLEKIEELNEDYSVDGILVQLPLPAHISEKKVIEAIAVQKDVDGFHPENMGRLIMGEEEAFIPATPYGIMLLLEHYNIQTKGKHAVVLGRSHIVGRPMSILLSNNTQPGNCTVTVCHSKTQNLKDVCLQADIIVAAIGQPEFLKADMVKEGAVVIDVGITRLPDASKKSGYRLVGDVDFANVAPKCSYITPVPGGVGPMTIAALMKNTYKSCTQKD